The following are from one region of the Coccinella septempunctata chromosome 7, icCocSept1.1, whole genome shotgun sequence genome:
- the LOC123317387 gene encoding sodium-independent sulfate anion transporter-like, with protein MTKFKMNSDSNNGSQVTLTSYMIGGTDNGEINHGYDSTNDLTKDQNICIGCQKKNNNALFNLPDSNYLRNRTKPTMKERLLDKVKKGCTRKVLYKRIPILSWLPSYNLDYAICDLVAGVTVGLTVIPQAIAYANIAGLPPQIGLYSSFLGCFFYTIFGSCKDSAVGPTAISALLTRENIHGLGPAGATIFCFLNGCVVFLMGVFQCGFLIDFVSGPVSVGFTSAAAIIIATTQMKDILGLPYPGGDFVIIWEQIIQHISETRFNDAALGIGTILVLLLLRSIKNIRFGSGDDEKEPVKAFLNKSLWLISTARNIIVVCVTAAIAYLFEIHGSQPFRLTGYVKPGLPDIVPPEFEINMGNTTRSFMEVTSTIGTGLLVIPLLCILENVALAKVFADGKAIDATQEMFALGICNIASSFVQSMPVSGALSRGAVNNASGVRTTCGGIYTAIIVMLSLKFLTPCFSYIPKASLAGIIVAAVVFMVEIQVVKPMWRTKKTDLIPATATFLGCLLLRLEVGIILGIAINIMFLLYQSARPSVRVEKSTTPSGCDYLLITPDRSLAFPSVEYVRNTVSKAGIKQGSSSIPVVVDARHIQAADYTAANGIKSLIDDFYQRNQAIIFFNLKPRVSSIFQGVGPKQFIHCNTYQELNQLLQKHCKDTKCKIKMIDAHEIIDFSM; from the exons ATgacgaaattcaaaatgaattccGATTCTAACAATGGCAGTCAGGTAACATTGACAAGTTACATGATAGGTGGCACAGACAATGGCGAAATTAACCATGGGTATGACTCTACCAATGATTTGACGAAAGACCAGAATATATGCATAGGATGTCAGAAAAAAA ACAACAACGCTCTCTTCAACCTTCCAGACAGTAACTATCTTAGGAATAGGACGAAACCAACAATGAAGGAACGACTATTGGATAAAGTGAAAAAAGGGTGCACGCGGAAAGTCTTATACAAACGTATTCCTATTCTCTCTTGGCTTCCATCGTACAATTTAGACTATGCCATATGTGATTTGGTCGCTGGCGTGACAGTCGGTCTCACAGTTATACCACAAGCTATTGCCTACGCTAATATTGCCGGATTGCCTCCACAAATTG ggttATATTCCTCATTTTTAGGATGTTTCTTCTACACCATATTCGGAAGTTGTAAGGACTCTGCAGTTGGACCAACTGCTATCAGTGCCCTATTAACCAGAGAGAACATACATGGTTTAGGTCCTGCAGGAGCAACCATTTTTTGTTTCCTCAATGGTTGCGTTGTTTTCCTCATGGGAGTTTTTCAATGCG GCTTCCTCATAGACTTCGTTTCTGGTCCAGTATCTGTAGGTTTCACATCGGCAGCTGCAATTATTATCGCCACAACACAAATGAAGGACATATTGGGTTTGCCATATCCAGGAGGAGACTTTGTTATCATTTGGGAACAAATCATTCAGCATATATCAGAGACAAGGTTCAATGACGCTGCCCTCGGTATAGGAACTATATTAGTTCTTCTCCTTCTAAGG AGTATAAAGAATATTAGGTTTGGATCAGGTGATGACGAAAAAGAACCCGTAAAAGCTTTCTTGAACAAATCTTTATGGCTCATTTCAACTGCAAGGAATATAATAGTTGTATGTGTCACAGCAGCAATAGCCTACCTGTTCGAAATCCATGGATCTCAGCCGTTCAGATTGACTG GATACGTTAAGCCGGGCCTACCTGATATTGTGCCACCCGAATTCGAAATCAATATGGGTAACACTACTCGTAGCTTTATGGAAGTTACTTCCACCATAGGGACAGGCCTTCTGGTGATTCCTCTGCTATGCATCTTGGAAAATGTTGCTCTAGCCAAAGTCTTCG CTGATGGAAAAGCTATTGACGCCACTCAAGAGATGTTTGCTTTGGGCATCTGCAATATAGCCTCCTCATTTGTTCAGTCTATGCCAGTATCTGGAGCACTCTCGAGAGGTGCAGTCAATAATGCCTCAGGTGTTAGAACAACCTGCGGTGGAATTTACACGGCAATCATCGTAATGCTCTCTCTGAAATTCCTGACGCCATGCTTCTCCTATATACCAAAAGCTTCCCTAGCAGGTATCATTGTTGCTGCAGTAGTCTTCATGGTTGAAATTCAAGTGGTGAAACCTATGTGGCGGACCAAAA aaacagatCTCATACCAGCAACAGCAACATTTTTGGGATGCCTTCTTCTTCGTCTTGAAGTTGGTATTATTTTAGGAATTGCCATCAACATCATGTTTCTTCTGTATCAATCTGCCCGACCTTCTGTTCGTGTTGAAAAATCAACG ACCCCTTCTGGATGCGATTATCTTCTCATAACTCCTGATAGAAGCTTAGCATTCCCATCAGTAGAATACGTAAGGAACACTGTGTCCAAAGCTGGTATAAAACAAGGATCTAGCTCAATTCCAGTCGTTGTGGATGCCAGACATATTCAAGCTGCTGACTATACAGCCGCAAAT GGTATAAAATCTCTCATAGACGACTTCTATCAGAGAAATCAGGCCATAATATTCTTCAACCTGAAGCCCAGAGTATCAAGTATTTTCCAAGGTGTGGGGCCGAAACAATTCATCCACTGTAATACGTATCAAGAATTGAACCAACTTTTGCAGAAACATTGCAAAGATACTAAATGCAAAATCAAAATGATTGATGCTCATGAAATTATAGATTTCAGTATGTGA